One segment of Terriglobia bacterium DNA contains the following:
- the kdsB gene encoding 3-deoxy-manno-octulosonate cytidylyltransferase, which produces MKILAVIPARIASTRLPRKALREILGKPMVQRVYEATRASGLADVLVATDSEDIAGLGKRLGMQVEMTSAECKSGTDRVREIAQKIAADVYINVQGDEPLARPEHITALVELMRREEVQVGTLMTLCPEHDVNNPNAVKVVVDRSGKALYFSRATIPYDRDGGRVIRYFKHLGFYAYRKDALEAFPNLPHSGLEEAERLEQLRFLENGISIHAAETPFDTVGVDTEEDLKRVEEVLRQQGR; this is translated from the coding sequence ATGAAGATTCTGGCTGTGATTCCCGCTCGCATCGCTTCCACGCGCTTACCGCGAAAAGCACTCCGTGAAATTCTGGGCAAACCCATGGTGCAGCGCGTTTACGAAGCCACCCGCGCGAGCGGCCTCGCCGATGTGCTGGTCGCGACCGATTCCGAGGACATTGCGGGTTTGGGAAAGCGGCTCGGGATGCAGGTCGAGATGACTTCGGCGGAGTGCAAAAGTGGAACGGATCGGGTTCGCGAGATCGCGCAGAAGATTGCTGCGGATGTTTACATCAACGTTCAGGGTGACGAGCCGCTTGCGAGACCGGAGCACATCACGGCTTTGGTTGAGTTGATGAGGCGGGAAGAGGTTCAGGTAGGCACGTTGATGACGCTTTGCCCTGAGCACGACGTTAACAATCCGAATGCGGTGAAAGTGGTCGTGGATCGCAGTGGAAAGGCTCTCTACTTCTCGCGAGCCACGATTCCGTATGACCGCGATGGGGGCCGCGTGATCCGATACTTTAAGCACCTTGGATTCTATGCATATCGCAAGGACGCCCTCGAAGCCTTTCCTAACTTGCCGCATTCGGGGCTGGAAGAGGCGGAACGATTGGAGCAGTTGAGATTTTTGGAAAACGGAATTTCGATTCATGCGGCGGAGACGCCGTTCGATACGGTGGGCGTGGATACCGAAGAGGATTTGAAGAGGGTGGAAGAAGTTTTGAGGCAGCAGGGTAGATAA
- a CDS encoding SagB/ThcOx family dehydrogenase: protein MRKLFVLVLLFTSVALFAQDLKPIILPSPQMDGGRPLMQVLKERKTSRDFAPDKLSPQVLSNLLWAAFGVNRPDGHRTAPSAMNWQEIEIYVAMSDGLYIYDAKANRLDPVLAQDVRRATGTQPFVAEAPVNLIYVSDMSRVGSGSDREMYTASDAGFIAQNVYLFCASEKLASVVRGSVDRAALAKVMKLRPEQKIILAQTVGYPKK, encoded by the coding sequence ATGCGGAAGTTATTCGTCCTTGTTCTGCTGTTCACCTCTGTTGCGCTGTTTGCCCAAGACTTAAAACCGATTATCTTGCCGTCGCCACAGATGGATGGCGGACGCCCCTTGATGCAGGTTCTCAAGGAGAGAAAAACATCGCGGGACTTCGCGCCAGATAAGCTGTCACCCCAAGTGCTTTCCAATTTGCTCTGGGCGGCGTTTGGGGTGAATCGGCCGGATGGACATCGGACGGCGCCGTCGGCAATGAATTGGCAGGAGATCGAAATTTACGTCGCGATGAGCGATGGATTGTACATCTACGACGCGAAAGCCAATCGGCTCGATCCCGTGCTGGCACAGGATGTTCGAAGAGCGACGGGGACGCAGCCGTTTGTTGCGGAGGCGCCGGTGAACCTGATCTACGTGTCGGATATGTCCAGGGTGGGTTCGGGATCCGACCGAGAGATGTACACGGCGTCAGATGCTGGATTTATTGCGCAGAACGTGTACCTGTTCTGCGCGTCGGAGAAACTCGCGAGCGTGGTTCGGGGTTCGGTGGATCGGGCGGCTCTTGCTAAGGTGATGAAGCTTCGTCCAGAGCAGAAGATCATCCTGGCACAGACGGTGGGGTATCCGAAGAAGTAG
- the fusA gene encoding elongation factor G — MKVYEGANIRNVAVVGHSHSGKTSLVSAMLYTAGGTQRLGRVDEGNTVTDYDEEEINRKMTISSTLAVAEWGKSKINILDTPGFNMFIHEAEQVMPAVEACLVVVDAVSGVQVVTERIWNYAAKLEMPRVIVCTRMDRERADFARAMESLTNTFGRTVVPVQLPIGSEKNFTGVIDLVKMKAYTYEMGGNGKAKVGDIPANMAEEAKAAHERLVELIAEGDDALMEEFFNTGTIGEEHIVSGIHNAIREDKIFPVLFASGLGNMGTDEVLDFVVEYMPYATEHQTVHGKASGGNGGPPERHTNDTEPLSLYVFKTVSDPFAGRISFFKVYSGVLKNEATVQNFTRQTSEKFAHLSTMQGKAPIPVPELHAGDIGAIAKLKDTLTGDTLGDKGAPIEFPAATFPEPAITFAIEPKSRNDEDKLGVGIAKLMEEDAMLRFFRDPQTKEFLIAGTGQQHIEVVVSKLKNRYRTEVNLKAPKVPYRETIRGHADVQGRHKKQSGGHGQFGDCKIKMDPLPRGAQFEFINDIFGGAIPKNFIPAVEKGILEAAARGYLAGYPVVDFKVTLYDGSYHDVDSNELSFKTAGRIAFKKAMEAAKPALLEPIMNVEITIPDEFAGAIMGDLNSRRGRIQGMENKGGNTIVKAQVPMAEMLSYGTELTSMTQGRGSFNMEMDHYDFVPAQAAEKIITAAKAAKGEVAEEEEE; from the coding sequence GTGAAGGTTTACGAAGGCGCAAACATCCGCAACGTGGCTGTGGTAGGCCACTCCCACTCCGGTAAAACCTCCCTCGTATCCGCCATGCTCTACACCGCCGGCGGCACCCAGCGACTTGGGCGCGTGGACGAGGGGAATACCGTAACCGACTACGACGAGGAAGAGATCAATCGCAAGATGACGATCTCGTCCACGCTTGCGGTGGCCGAGTGGGGTAAATCCAAGATCAACATTCTGGACACTCCCGGCTTCAACATGTTCATCCACGAGGCTGAGCAGGTTATGCCGGCGGTCGAGGCCTGCCTGGTCGTCGTGGATGCCGTCAGCGGCGTGCAGGTCGTGACCGAGCGCATCTGGAACTACGCGGCGAAGCTGGAGATGCCCCGGGTGATCGTTTGCACCCGCATGGATCGCGAGCGCGCCGACTTCGCCCGGGCGATGGAATCGCTAACGAATACTTTCGGGCGCACCGTCGTTCCGGTGCAGTTGCCGATCGGCAGCGAGAAGAATTTCACCGGGGTGATCGACCTGGTGAAGATGAAGGCCTACACCTACGAAATGGGCGGCAACGGCAAGGCGAAGGTCGGCGACATTCCGGCCAACATGGCTGAGGAAGCCAAAGCCGCGCACGAGCGCCTGGTGGAACTGATTGCCGAAGGCGACGATGCCCTGATGGAAGAGTTCTTCAATACGGGCACGATCGGCGAAGAGCACATCGTCAGCGGGATTCACAACGCGATTCGTGAAGACAAGATCTTTCCGGTGCTGTTTGCGTCGGGCCTGGGCAATATGGGCACGGATGAGGTGCTCGACTTCGTTGTCGAGTACATGCCATATGCGACCGAGCACCAGACGGTTCATGGAAAGGCGAGCGGCGGAAACGGCGGCCCGCCGGAGCGGCATACGAACGACACGGAACCGCTATCTCTGTACGTCTTTAAAACGGTCAGCGATCCGTTCGCTGGACGAATCTCGTTCTTCAAGGTGTACAGCGGAGTGCTGAAGAACGAGGCAACGGTGCAGAACTTCACGCGGCAGACGTCGGAAAAGTTTGCTCACCTCTCGACCATGCAAGGCAAAGCGCCCATCCCGGTTCCGGAACTCCATGCCGGCGATATCGGTGCCATTGCGAAGCTGAAGGACACGCTGACGGGCGATACGCTAGGGGACAAGGGTGCGCCGATTGAGTTCCCTGCCGCGACCTTCCCCGAACCGGCGATTACGTTCGCGATCGAACCGAAGAGCCGCAACGACGAAGACAAACTCGGCGTAGGAATCGCAAAGCTGATGGAAGAAGATGCTATGCTGCGCTTCTTCCGCGACCCACAGACGAAGGAATTCCTCATTGCGGGCACCGGGCAGCAGCATATTGAAGTCGTTGTCAGCAAGCTGAAGAACCGGTACCGCACCGAGGTCAATCTAAAGGCTCCAAAGGTGCCTTATCGCGAGACGATTCGCGGGCACGCGGATGTGCAGGGACGCCACAAGAAGCAGTCGGGCGGTCACGGGCAGTTCGGCGATTGCAAGATCAAGATGGATCCGTTGCCGCGTGGCGCGCAGTTCGAGTTCATTAACGACATCTTTGGTGGCGCGATCCCGAAGAACTTCATTCCGGCGGTCGAGAAAGGAATCCTCGAGGCGGCGGCACGCGGGTATCTCGCGGGCTATCCCGTCGTCGATTTCAAAGTCACGCTCTACGACGGAAGCTATCACGACGTGGATTCCAACGAGCTCTCGTTCAAGACGGCCGGGCGCATCGCCTTCAAGAAAGCCATGGAAGCGGCGAAACCAGCGCTGCTGGAGCCGATCATGAACGTCGAGATCACGATTCCCGACGAGTTTGCAGGTGCAATCATGGGCGACCTGAACTCTCGGCGGGGACGCATCCAGGGCATGGAGAACAAGGGCGGCAACACAATCGTAAAGGCCCAGGTTCCGATGGCGGAGATGTTGAGCTACGGCACGGAGTTGACTTCGATGACGCAGGGCCGGGGCAGCTTCAACATGGAAATGGATCACTACGACTTCGTTCCGGCGCAGGCGGCGGAAAAGATCATCACAGCTGCGAAGGCCGCGAAGGGCGAGGTCGCAGAAGAGGAAGAAGAGTAA
- a CDS encoding thioredoxin domain-containing protein, whose product MNRTRWIVISLLLVFAAVWIGCRNSEPSNASAASSSSAASAPATSAATQPASQPASQPAADTQAPSADASFTPPVAGQGSDALPLRPPKGYKVAIVVFEDMQCPMCGHDEPLLKDAEKTYKIPLIRHDFPLPMHNWSFQAHILARYFDTKSKDLGEEFRHFIFTNQANITPFNLRNVADHFAADHGTSIPFAVDPTGKLKSEVLADFALGQRVGVQHTPTVYIVSDTPQGPSRLEVTDMSQLFQQIDSTIKQAGGTTETAEATGIKRPTRRPPTNKNAQ is encoded by the coding sequence ATGAACCGTACCCGCTGGATCGTCATCTCACTGCTCCTTGTGTTCGCGGCTGTTTGGATCGGCTGCCGCAACTCGGAGCCCAGCAATGCCTCTGCGGCGAGTTCTTCATCCGCGGCATCGGCGCCCGCCACCTCCGCCGCCACCCAGCCGGCTTCGCAACCAGCCTCGCAGCCCGCCGCCGATACCCAGGCCCCGAGCGCGGACGCGAGCTTTACTCCCCCTGTGGCAGGCCAGGGCAGCGATGCTTTGCCGCTCCGTCCGCCCAAGGGCTACAAGGTCGCGATCGTCGTCTTCGAAGACATGCAATGCCCCATGTGCGGCCACGATGAGCCTCTGTTGAAGGACGCCGAGAAGACCTACAAAATCCCGCTCATCCGCCACGACTTCCCGCTGCCCATGCACAACTGGTCCTTCCAGGCGCACATCCTTGCCCGCTACTTCGACACGAAGTCGAAGGACCTCGGCGAAGAATTCCGCCACTTCATCTTCACCAATCAGGCCAACATCACCCCGTTCAACCTGCGCAACGTTGCCGACCATTTTGCCGCCGACCACGGTACCAGCATCCCGTTTGCCGTGGATCCGACGGGGAAACTGAAGTCCGAAGTTCTCGCCGACTTCGCGCTCGGACAACGCGTCGGAGTTCAGCACACGCCGACCGTCTACATCGTGAGTGATACCCCGCAGGGCCCCTCGCGCCTCGAGGTCACCGATATGTCGCAGCTCTTCCAGCAAATCGACTCGACCATCAAACAGGCCGGCGGCACCACCGAAACCGCCGAAGCCACCGGCATCAAGCGTCCCACCCGCCGCCCGCCAACCAATAAGAACGCGCAATAA
- the ruvB gene encoding Holliday junction branch migration DNA helicase RuvB, producing MASPKENPDRERIVSSAVVEDDASFELKLRPRMLREFIGQQKVKDNLSIALEAARSRNEPLDHVLLYGPPGLGKTTLANIIANEMNAAFQQTSGPTLQIKGDLTAILTNVRDKQVLFIDEVHRLQPALEELLYSALEDYKLDIIIGQGPAARTHTIDVRPFTFVGATTRAGLLSAPLRSRFGIVLRLEFYKTEELAFIIKRSAEILNVAIDDEGAMEIATRCRGTPRIANRLLRRVRDYAQVRGAGHIDKATAQAALEMLEVDKHGFDEIDRRLLLTIIEKYQGGPVGLNTLAAALAEEADAIEEIYEPFLIQIGFLDRTQRGRVATQLAYEHFGMIPPRKQNVLF from the coding sequence GTGGCATCGCCCAAGGAAAACCCGGATCGCGAGCGGATTGTGTCCTCGGCTGTCGTCGAGGATGATGCTTCTTTTGAACTGAAGCTGCGGCCAAGAATGCTGCGCGAGTTCATCGGGCAGCAGAAGGTCAAGGACAACCTGTCGATTGCGTTGGAAGCGGCGCGTTCGCGCAATGAACCGCTGGACCACGTACTGCTTTATGGCCCGCCGGGATTAGGCAAGACGACGCTGGCGAACATCATTGCCAACGAGATGAACGCGGCCTTTCAGCAGACCTCGGGGCCGACACTGCAGATCAAAGGCGACCTGACGGCGATCCTCACCAACGTTCGCGACAAGCAGGTGCTGTTCATCGACGAAGTGCACCGGTTGCAGCCGGCGCTGGAAGAGTTGCTGTATTCGGCGCTCGAAGATTACAAGCTGGACATCATCATTGGGCAGGGACCGGCGGCGCGGACCCACACGATAGACGTGAGGCCGTTTACGTTTGTCGGAGCGACGACGCGAGCGGGACTGTTGTCGGCTCCGCTGCGATCGCGGTTCGGGATCGTGCTGCGGCTGGAGTTCTACAAGACCGAAGAACTGGCGTTCATCATCAAGCGCTCGGCGGAGATTCTGAACGTCGCCATCGACGACGAGGGCGCGATGGAGATTGCTACACGCTGCCGCGGAACACCGCGCATTGCGAATCGGTTGCTGCGGCGCGTGCGGGATTATGCGCAGGTGCGCGGAGCGGGACACATTGACAAAGCCACAGCGCAGGCAGCGCTAGAGATGCTCGAGGTCGATAAGCATGGATTCGATGAAATCGACCGGCGGTTACTGCTGACGATCATCGAGAAATATCAGGGCGGCCCGGTAGGGCTGAACACGCTGGCGGCGGCGCTGGCGGAAGAGGCGGACGCGATCGAGGAAATCTATGAGCCGTTCCTGATCCAGATCGGGTTCCTGGACCGGACACAGCGCGGGCGAGTTGCGACGCAGCTGGCGTATGAGCATTTCGGCATGATTCCGCCGCGGAAACAGAACGTGCTGTTCTAG
- a CDS encoding redoxin domain-containing protein codes for MAPDFELPAVKGSEKVTVKLSDYRGKKNVLLAFYPADWTPTUSAQMPAYDADADKFAGFNAQVVGVSVDSIFSHIAWQEKSIGKVNFPLCSDFYPHGAVAKKFGALREGPPIPGINDRTIFIIDKQGKIVFSKLYELGEQPENEEAFEVLRKL; via the coding sequence ATGGCGCCGGACTTCGAACTCCCAGCGGTGAAAGGTTCGGAAAAAGTTACGGTTAAGTTGAGCGATTACCGAGGGAAGAAGAACGTTCTACTGGCGTTCTATCCTGCAGACTGGACACCCACTTGAAGCGCGCAGATGCCGGCGTATGACGCGGATGCGGACAAATTCGCCGGTTTCAACGCCCAGGTCGTGGGCGTAAGCGTTGACTCAATTTTCAGTCATATAGCGTGGCAGGAGAAGTCGATTGGGAAGGTGAATTTCCCACTGTGCAGTGATTTTTATCCGCACGGAGCAGTGGCAAAAAAGTTTGGCGCGTTGCGCGAGGGGCCGCCAATCCCCGGAATCAACGATCGGACGATCTTCATTATCGACAAGCAGGGCAAAATAGTTTTTTCGAAGCTGTATGAGCTTGGGGAGCAACCGGAGAACGAGGAAGCGTTCGAGGTTCTGAGGAAACTCTAG
- a CDS encoding redoxin domain-containing protein, with protein MFGRSRYNYDEFKKTTLTKELARQFGDAPDPGERAPDFELRTVDGDKIRLSDFREEKNVVLTFGSATCPLTAASISGLRDLYDDFSDDDVEFLFVYVREAHPGEELPPHRKMSDKVRAGELLRDDEDLEMPILVDDLGGKVHRKYSGQPNPSFLIDKSGRVAYRQLATDPADLRDAIEELLERQRERGVDHAIVHGGQDASMPAIRPMVYAHRALERGGERSIRNFRNEFGIPGRMVVAGGRVARPVADHPAITIASVAAVAGVLGLGLWIGSELRQRRFARRPYEFPRYRRGNLNDYEAVGI; from the coding sequence ATGTTCGGCAGATCTCGATACAACTACGACGAATTCAAGAAGACGACCCTCACCAAGGAACTGGCGCGCCAATTCGGCGATGCCCCCGATCCCGGCGAACGCGCGCCCGACTTTGAACTCCGCACCGTCGACGGCGACAAAATCCGCCTCAGTGACTTCCGTGAGGAGAAGAATGTCGTCCTGACCTTCGGTTCCGCCACCTGTCCTCTCACCGCCGCCAGCATCAGCGGCCTGCGCGATCTATACGACGACTTCTCCGACGACGATGTCGAGTTCCTCTTCGTCTACGTGCGCGAGGCGCACCCCGGCGAGGAACTTCCGCCGCACCGCAAGATGAGCGACAAAGTCCGGGCTGGCGAACTACTGCGCGACGACGAAGATCTCGAAATGCCCATCCTCGTCGATGACCTGGGTGGCAAAGTTCATCGCAAGTACAGCGGACAGCCAAATCCGTCATTCCTGATCGACAAGAGCGGACGTGTCGCCTACCGACAACTTGCGACCGATCCCGCTGATCTCCGCGATGCTATCGAAGAACTCCTCGAACGACAGCGCGAACGCGGCGTCGATCACGCCATCGTTCACGGCGGCCAGGACGCTAGTATGCCCGCCATCCGCCCCATGGTTTACGCCCATCGCGCTCTTGAGCGTGGTGGCGAGCGCTCCATTCGCAACTTCCGCAACGAATTCGGAATCCCTGGCCGCATGGTCGTAGCCGGCGGACGCGTCGCCCGCCCCGTCGCCGACCACCCGGCAATAACCATTGCCAGCGTAGCCGCCGTCGCAGGTGTGCTTGGACTAGGTCTTTGGATCGGCAGCGAACTCCGCCAGCGCCGCTTTGCCCGCCGCCCCTACGAGTTTCCCCGGTACCGCCGCGGCAATCTCAACGATTATGAGGCCGTGGGAATTTAA
- the acnA gene encoding aconitate hydratase AcnA produces the protein MNTFGSRSTLRVGNKEYEIYRIDALDKQGIGTAKLPYSIRILVENLLRREDGKNVTAATIKTLATWSGKKTYDNEIAFMPARVLMQDFTGVPAVVDLAAMRDAIKKLGGDAVKINPLVPAELVIDHSVQVDEFGSPKAFQLNAELEFQRNRERYAFLRWGQGAFKNFAIVPPDTGIVHQVNLEYLARVVFVSGNQAYPDTLVGTDSHTTMINGLGVLGWGVGGIEAEAAMLGQAISMLIPEVIGVRLTGKLKEGATATDLVLTITEMLRKRGVVGKFVEYFGPGLKDLPLADRATIANMSPEYGATCGIFPVDAETLRYLRLSGRSEDLVKLVEAYCKEQGLFHTENTPEAEYTDVLSLDMGTVQPSIAGPKRPQDRVFLGDAKKSFEAALPSLIKAGAKQAAASTNGSEIKKNLKHGSVVIAAITSCTNTSNPSVMMAAGLLAKKAVEKGVTVPAWVKPSLAPGSKVVSEYLAKAGLQTYLDKLKFNLVGYGCTTCIGNSGPLPQEVSDAVSEKDLVVASVLSGNRNFEGRINSEVRANYLMSPPLVVAYAIAGRIDLDIYNEPLAKGSNGQAVYLKDIWPTQAEVDAAVQSCVTAEMFHSSYGDVFKGDANWQGLPVPKGDTYTWDANSTYVQNPPYFEGMAKTPGTVAEIKGARVLGVFGHSITTDHISPAGSIKPNSPAGKYLIEHGVEPRDFNSYGSRRGNHEVMMRGTFANVRLRNKLVEVEGGFTRHLPSNEQMSIYDTAMRYKQEGVPLIILAGKEYGSGSSRDWAAKGPKLQGVRAVIAESFERIHRSNLVGMGIAPLQFLPGESVETLGLTGEEVYDIVGLRDVLANYAPGKKVKVRATGKGGAKEFEAIVRIDTPQEAQYYQNDGILTYVVRQLL, from the coding sequence ATGAATACCTTTGGAAGTCGCTCTACTCTTCGTGTTGGCAATAAAGAATACGAAATCTATCGCATTGACGCGCTTGATAAGCAGGGCATCGGCACGGCGAAGTTGCCGTACTCGATACGAATCCTGGTGGAAAACCTTTTGCGGCGCGAGGACGGCAAGAACGTCACGGCTGCAACCATTAAGACGCTGGCTACGTGGAGCGGCAAAAAGACCTACGACAACGAGATCGCCTTTATGCCTGCTCGTGTTCTGATGCAGGATTTCACGGGCGTACCGGCGGTGGTGGACCTGGCGGCAATGCGCGATGCGATTAAGAAGCTGGGTGGAGACGCGGTGAAGATCAATCCGCTGGTTCCGGCTGAGTTGGTGATCGACCACTCGGTGCAGGTGGATGAATTTGGCAGCCCGAAGGCATTTCAGCTCAATGCAGAACTGGAGTTCCAGCGCAATCGCGAACGGTATGCGTTCCTAAGGTGGGGGCAGGGTGCATTCAAGAATTTCGCGATCGTGCCGCCGGATACGGGGATCGTGCACCAGGTGAACCTCGAATACCTGGCGCGTGTTGTGTTCGTCTCCGGCAACCAGGCGTATCCGGACACGCTGGTGGGAACGGATTCGCATACGACGATGATCAACGGATTGGGTGTACTGGGATGGGGCGTCGGCGGGATCGAGGCCGAAGCGGCCATGCTGGGCCAGGCGATCTCGATGCTGATTCCGGAAGTCATCGGCGTGCGACTGACGGGCAAGCTGAAAGAGGGCGCTACGGCAACCGACCTAGTGCTCACGATCACGGAGATGTTGCGCAAGCGCGGCGTAGTCGGAAAGTTCGTCGAGTACTTTGGACCGGGGTTGAAGGACCTGCCGCTGGCGGATCGTGCGACGATTGCGAATATGTCGCCCGAGTATGGTGCGACTTGCGGCATCTTCCCCGTCGATGCGGAGACACTGCGATACCTGCGGCTCAGCGGTCGAAGCGAAGACCTGGTCAAACTGGTTGAGGCGTACTGCAAGGAGCAGGGGCTGTTCCACACGGAGAACACACCCGAAGCGGAGTACACGGATGTGCTTTCTCTGGATATGGGCACCGTCCAGCCTTCGATTGCGGGGCCGAAGCGTCCGCAGGATCGCGTGTTCCTAGGCGATGCGAAGAAGTCGTTTGAAGCAGCGCTACCTTCGCTGATCAAGGCGGGTGCGAAGCAGGCTGCGGCTTCGACGAACGGAAGCGAGATCAAGAAGAACCTGAAGCACGGCAGCGTGGTGATCGCGGCAATCACGAGCTGCACGAATACATCGAATCCCTCGGTGATGATGGCGGCAGGACTGCTGGCGAAGAAGGCGGTAGAGAAAGGCGTGACGGTTCCGGCATGGGTGAAGCCGTCGCTGGCGCCCGGATCCAAAGTTGTTTCCGAATACCTGGCGAAGGCGGGCCTGCAGACGTATCTCGACAAGCTGAAGTTCAACCTGGTGGGTTACGGGTGTACGACGTGCATCGGCAACTCGGGACCGCTGCCGCAGGAAGTTTCGGATGCGGTGAGCGAGAAAGACCTGGTGGTGGCGTCGGTGCTCAGCGGGAATCGCAACTTCGAGGGACGAATCAACTCGGAGGTGCGCGCGAATTACCTGATGTCTCCGCCGCTGGTAGTGGCGTACGCGATCGCGGGGCGGATAGATCTCGACATCTACAACGAGCCGCTGGCGAAGGGTTCGAACGGGCAGGCGGTTTACCTGAAGGACATTTGGCCGACACAGGCGGAAGTGGATGCGGCGGTTCAGTCGTGCGTGACGGCGGAGATGTTCCACTCGAGCTATGGCGATGTCTTCAAGGGCGACGCCAACTGGCAGGGCCTGCCGGTACCTAAGGGCGATACCTATACGTGGGACGCGAATTCGACGTACGTACAGAACCCGCCGTACTTCGAGGGAATGGCAAAGACGCCGGGTACGGTCGCGGAGATCAAGGGTGCGCGGGTGCTGGGCGTGTTTGGGCACAGCATTACGACCGATCACATTTCTCCGGCGGGATCGATCAAGCCGAACAGTCCGGCGGGCAAATACCTGATTGAGCACGGAGTCGAGCCGAGGGACTTCAACTCGTACGGATCGCGACGCGGCAACCATGAAGTCATGATGCGCGGAACGTTTGCGAATGTGCGGTTGCGGAATAAGTTGGTGGAAGTCGAAGGTGGATTTACGCGGCACCTGCCGTCGAACGAGCAGATGTCGATTTACGATACGGCGATGCGCTACAAACAGGAAGGCGTGCCACTGATCATCCTGGCCGGGAAGGAATATGGCTCGGGGTCGTCGCGCGACTGGGCGGCGAAAGGTCCGAAGCTGCAGGGCGTCCGGGCGGTGATCGCGGAGAGCTTTGAGCGTATTCACCGGTCGAACCTGGTGGGCATGGGAATCGCACCTCTGCAGTTCCTGCCGGGCGAAAGCGTCGAAACACTTGGGCTGACCGGCGAAGAGGTATACGACATTGTCGGCCTGCGTGATGTGCTGGCGAACTACGCGCCGGGGAAGAAGGTAAAAGTGCGGGCGACCGGAAAGGGCGGCGCGAAGGAGTTCGAAGCTATCGTACGGATCGACACACCCCAGGAAGCGCAGTATTACCAGAATGATGGAATTCTGACGTATGTAGTCCGGCAGCTCCTTTAG
- a CDS encoding M48 family metallopeptidase — MYSAVPMGDTPEARRYNRITRFLTVADAVLGLELMLVLWLSSASNTLRDLSYTLGFQNYTFALFVYVLLLSLLGKVLSLTFDYYLFRLDREYHLSTQSLRAWTWDQVKGFFVSFLISALLAELLYFFIREWPQAWWLVCWAVFLVLFVVFAQIAPIVLFPIFYHFKPLENEGLRERLTQLSNRAGTKVRGVYEWMLSEKSKKANAALTGLGNTRRIIIADTLLSNYSDDEIEAVLAHELGHHVHKHIFKSIVMQAAVSFLGFWLLKLVVRYSYQSADWFTSQYDFANLPLIVLVTSGLSLILLPALNAYSRFNERQADRYAWRSIASIEPFVTAMNKLAEQNLAERNPPRWVEILFNSHPPIGKRVAAAEAWAAKN; from the coding sequence ATGTATTCCGCCGTCCCCATGGGCGACACCCCGGAGGCTCGACGCTACAACCGCATTACCCGCTTCCTCACCGTCGCGGACGCGGTTCTCGGCCTCGAGTTGATGCTCGTCCTATGGCTCTCTTCCGCCAGCAACACTCTGCGTGACCTTTCCTATACGCTGGGTTTCCAGAACTACACCTTCGCCCTCTTCGTCTACGTCCTCCTGCTTTCCCTACTCGGAAAGGTCCTCAGCCTGACTTTCGACTACTACTTATTCCGGCTCGATCGCGAATACCACCTGTCGACTCAGAGCCTGCGCGCATGGACATGGGATCAGGTCAAAGGATTTTTTGTCAGCTTTTTGATTTCGGCTCTTCTCGCTGAACTGCTCTATTTCTTTATTCGTGAATGGCCGCAGGCCTGGTGGCTCGTCTGTTGGGCAGTCTTCCTCGTGCTCTTCGTCGTCTTCGCCCAGATTGCCCCCATCGTACTTTTCCCGATCTTCTATCATTTCAAGCCTTTGGAGAACGAGGGTCTCCGCGAGCGCCTGACTCAACTCAGCAATCGAGCTGGGACCAAGGTGCGTGGTGTCTACGAATGGATGCTTTCGGAGAAGTCGAAGAAGGCCAACGCCGCGCTCACCGGACTCGGCAACACGCGGCGCATTATTATCGCGGACACCCTGCTCTCAAACTACAGCGATGACGAGATCGAAGCCGTCCTCGCCCACGAACTCGGCCATCACGTCCACAAGCACATTTTCAAGAGCATCGTCATGCAGGCCGCAGTCTCGTTCCTCGGCTTCTGGCTGTTGAAACTTGTCGTCCGCTACTCGTACCAGTCTGCCGACTGGTTTACGTCGCAGTATGACTTCGCGAACCTGCCGCTGATCGTCTTGGTGACAAGCGGACTCTCGCTGATATTGCTGCCCGCGCTCAACGCCTATTCCCGCTTCAACGAACGTCAGGCCGACCGCTACGCCTGGCGCAGCATCGCCTCCATCGAACCGTTCGTCACCGCCATGAATAAGCTCGCCGAACAGAATTTAGCCGAGCGCAACCCGCCACGCTGGGTAGAAATTCTCTTCAACTCGCATCCGCCAATAGGAAAAAGAGTCGCCGCCGCCGAAGCCTGGGCCGCCAAGAATTAG